GAGAGAGcgaaagaagagaagagaCGACTACagtgatgacgaagaagatgaagaagatgacgatgacttGGACGAGGAACTTGACAACTTGGCCGATGCGGCTTCCGACTACGAGGAGGGCGCGGTGGTATGGGGCACCAAGTCTAAGAAGACCCGGTCGTATGCCCGGGCCCAGTACGAAGATGTGAATAAATTGTTGGTAGGAAGAACGTTTCTCCACACCTATTACTTCTACAACGGATTTGAGGACGTGATCTTGGACTGCTATGGCCGGATCAACTTAGGGTTTGACAAGAAAACCCGTCAGCCCATGTACCGAATGGTCAAGATCACCGACGTCCAGCATATTCCTGAAAAAAAGTACAAGATGCCCAATTTCGAAGGAGATTTGTACTTGGCGGTCAGCCAGAATAAAAAGCAGACCAAGCTCTTCCCCGTGAGTGCATTCAGCGACAGCCCCATCACGCAGGGCGAGTTTGAACGGTACGTGAAGGAATTAGAGAAGAACGCAGAGGAAATCGAGTACTTGGAAGACGTCAACGAAAAACACGAGCAGATCAACGGCTTGGTCAGTAAGGCTCTCACGGACCATGACATCAACGATATGATCCACCGGAAACAGTCGACCCTGAAGACCTTGAATGGGTACGATGCGGTTTACCAGAAGGCAGCCTTGATGGATAAGCTCAAGATTGCCCAGCAGCAGAACAACGGGGCGGCTGTGGCCACGCTCGCGCGGCAGTTGAAGCAGTTGGAGAACCTTTTGATCGACTCGGCCCACAAGTCCACCGGATCCAAGCAGCTCGACTCGATGTCTAAAGTGAATGAAAGAAACCGGAAATTAAACGTGGAAAACATCAGAAAAGCCGAGATCAAGTCATCAATCATCCGTAAAACCGCCAGCAAGGACCAAGGAGATCCATTCCAGCGTTTGAAGACGGTTACACGGGTGTTTTatcaagatatcatcaatcTGGAAAATGAAAAGGCCAAAATCGATGCTCAACTCAACTACAAGAAGCTACTCGACGAGAAAAACgccattgaacaaaaaATCGCCACCTCCAGTTACAGGGTGTTGGGAGTGATGGACACCATGATCCGTGACATCGACTTTGACTTTCAGGTGGATTTCTAATCTACAATCATCTCATTTGTGTCGTCTATTTGCAATAAGCTATGTACAGTATTTACAAAAACCCAGTCGTAAGTCGTAAGCTCCCA
The sequence above is drawn from the Yamadazyma tenuis chromosome 3, complete sequence genome and encodes:
- the RTF1 gene encoding RNA polymerase-associated protein rtf1 (BUSCO:EOG09264XOZ; EggNog:ENOG503NU0X; COG:K); the protein is MSDLDDDLLALAGVSDSEEEAISTRKKRVHDESFDDSEGDDVDDNGDDDDDEDEGDDDELINPYPLENKYKDESDRDRLLGMDEITREELLFERSQEMERFNEKKFLQDRAKQQKQELSRTKNKKSQAKTRSSKRAKPTGTARGDKLSELRKQRERKKRRDDYSDDEEDEEDDDDLDEELDNLADAASDYEEGAVVWGTKSKKTRSYARAQYEDVNKLLVGRTFLHTYYFYNGFEDVILDCYGRINLGFDKKTRQPMYRMVKITDVQHIPEKKYKMPNFEGDLYLAVSQNKKQTKLFPVSAFSDSPITQGEFERYVKELEKNAEEIEYLEDVNEKHEQINGLVSKALTDHDINDMIHRKQSTSKTLNGYDAVYQKAALMDKLKIAQQQNNGAAVATLARQLKQLENLLIDSAHKSTGSKQLDSMSKVNERNRKLNVENIRKAEIKSSIIRKTASKDQGDPFQRLKTVTRVFYQDIINSENEKAKIDAQLNYKKLLDEKNAIEQKIATSSYRVLGVMDTMIRDIDFDFQVDF